One Pontibacillus halophilus JSM 076056 = DSM 19796 DNA segment encodes these proteins:
- a CDS encoding alpha/beta hydrolase family protein, with protein sequence MKNGTIVHSQRYPSPHPQMEVELVTYISDGLKVKGFLVKPKGEGEYPGFLYLRGGIKNVGRVRIGRLIQFASEGFVVFAPCYRGNLGGEGAEDFALADRQDATSGMMVLQQLPYVTDELYAFGFSRGGVMALWVAIEHPGVKKVVTWGGVSDVSLTYWEREDLRRMLKRVVGGSPNKYPERYEARTPLSRLEELAAPVLIIHGYYDVNVSVEHARTLETRLQEVGTPVSSWVYYDLDHYFPPAINRKTVKRLCQWLRE encoded by the coding sequence ATGAAGAATGGAACAATCGTACACAGTCAACGGTATCCATCCCCCCATCCTCAGATGGAGGTAGAACTCGTGACGTATATAAGTGATGGGCTTAAAGTAAAAGGATTTCTCGTAAAGCCTAAAGGGGAGGGGGAGTACCCTGGGTTTTTATACTTAAGAGGTGGCATCAAGAACGTTGGACGGGTGCGGATAGGTCGCTTAATTCAATTTGCTTCAGAAGGATTTGTCGTATTTGCCCCATGTTACCGTGGCAATCTTGGAGGCGAAGGGGCAGAGGATTTCGCTCTAGCAGACCGTCAAGATGCAACAAGTGGGATGATGGTGCTTCAACAACTTCCTTACGTGACAGATGAGTTATATGCGTTTGGATTCTCACGAGGCGGAGTCATGGCGCTTTGGGTAGCGATTGAACATCCTGGGGTAAAGAAGGTAGTGACGTGGGGAGGCGTAAGCGACGTTTCCCTGACCTACTGGGAAAGAGAAGATCTTCGGCGTATGCTGAAGCGAGTTGTTGGAGGTAGCCCAAATAAATATCCAGAGCGTTATGAAGCGCGCACACCACTATCAAGGTTAGAAGAACTCGCCGCTCCGGTTCTCATTATTCACGGCTACTACGATGTCAATGTGTCTGTTGAACATGCGAGGACGTTAGAAACACGGTTACAGGAAGTTGGGACACCTGTGTCCAGCTGGGTTTATTATGACCTGGATCATTATTTCCCGCCTGCGATTAATCGAAAGACGGTTAAGAGGTTGTGTCAGTGGTTGAGAGAATAA